The Marinomonas sp. IMCC 4694 genome includes a region encoding these proteins:
- a CDS encoding integrase core domain-containing protein, whose amino-acid sequence AFLKAHRLRQPPKGLVFHSDRGSQYTSKRFRSLLKRLDCRSSMGDVGACWDNAVVERFFGSLKHDWLFKVAQPTREHMKQDVAAYVKYYNLERLHSSNGDQSPIEYENSFRKVSGWT is encoded by the coding sequence AGCATTTTTAAAAGCACATCGCTTACGACAGCCGCCAAAGGGCTTAGTATTTCATAGCGATAGAGGTTCGCAATACACGAGTAAACGCTTTAGAAGCCTATTAAAACGGCTTGATTGCCGCTCTAGCATGGGTGACGTCGGTGCGTGTTGGGATAATGCCGTGGTTGAAAGGTTCTTCGGCAGTTTAAAACATGATTGGTTGTTCAAGGTAGCACAACCAACAAGAGAGCATATGAAGCAAGATGTTGCGGCCTATGTGAAATATTACAATCTGGAGCGATTACATTCGTCGAATGGCGACCAATCACCCATTGAGTATGAAAACTCCTTTAGGAAAGTGTCCGGTTGGACTTGA
- a CDS encoding capsule biosynthesis GfcC family protein → MKTPLGKCPVGLDQNKRNLVDEKKRVVVDQLRSLKRADADHLMTQLNALYFVYFEPAVTDLDALRLNETLDIEISRRYWLSLPPRPRHIIVVSANRRTPSILAQQPNADLSYYLKQIPHAKDDQSVWVIQPDRKVYTVNKDEWLDKRVFLAPGATVFLGLRDLPVLYKNLNQQIAHLLSHRLGP, encoded by the coding sequence ATGAAAACTCCTTTAGGAAAGTGTCCGGTTGGACTTGACCAGAACAAACGTAATCTTGTCGATGAAAAGAAACGCGTTGTGGTCGATCAATTACGGAGCCTTAAACGTGCCGATGCCGACCATTTAATGACTCAGCTGAACGCGTTGTATTTCGTCTACTTTGAACCTGCGGTAACGGATCTTGACGCATTGCGTCTGAACGAAACACTCGATATTGAGATCAGCCGTCGTTATTGGTTGTCATTGCCTCCCAGGCCACGGCATATTATTGTGGTCAGTGCCAACCGACGCACTCCTTCAATATTGGCACAACAACCCAACGCTGATTTATCCTATTACCTAAAGCAGATTCCCCATGCCAAAGACGATCAATCCGTGTGGGTGATACAACCTGACCGAAAGGTTTACACAGTTAATAAAGATGAATGGCTAGATAAGCGGGTATTTTTAGCGCCAGGTGCTACTGTATTTTTGGGCCTAAGAGATTTGCCTGTACTCTATAAGAACCTTAACCAACAAATCGCTCATTTACTGTCTCATCGTTTAGGGCCGTGA
- a CDS encoding helicase-related protein — protein sequence MSAFFEPRLTLNSPSMLAGYWHLWRNRQGHAAQVQRYLEEGHSITAQLETFRALNEADFEAKRVTFAGLARRGRLVSQREDLQQALAWIVVSSERQLGMTPYPIQLACALAMIDGYLVQLAPGEGKTLTIAVVSVVFGWSQKPCHVITANDYLAERDREQMLPLYDVSGVMASFVEQELEPDEKAQRYQANIVYGTAKQMLADYLNDVIKLGGLASRTRMALTNWQAGGHSLQMRGLYYVIIDEADSILIDDATTPLIISAQEENGLLHQAVCIAKEFVDRLEADLDYKLQQEDWDVQYTPAGHQKLTDATEEFPTLWHHRGRLEDLVSQAILARDRFKLDEHFVIVDDEVILVDESTGRMMHGRSWSYGLHQAVEARVNVPLTPPSKTLEKMSFQNFFQSYHHLTGASGTLQNVQQELFHTYRTKTLEMPTRLPTQLNVAEYACYASKEDKNRALIQLIHTIQQSGLPILLGTRRIRDTEQLDIILQEAGFEFNVLNAKRLAQEAEIVATAGEMHKITLSTNMAGRGTDIPVTKDVLALGGLQVIMYEPHDSSRIDWQLFGRAGRQGNPGCAFPLLSLEDPLFQSLTWWQRPLHWLAKRLIQHSISEKLIRHLVRFAQQTAQTKAFKQRKYIAKTVRLSQERMSFIRNKTQLKS from the coding sequence ATGAGTGCTTTTTTTGAACCCCGACTGACGCTTAATTCCCCCTCTATGTTGGCCGGCTACTGGCACCTATGGCGAAATCGTCAAGGCCACGCGGCGCAGGTGCAGCGCTACTTAGAAGAAGGGCATTCAATAACGGCTCAACTGGAGACTTTTCGGGCCCTTAACGAAGCGGATTTTGAAGCGAAAAGAGTCACCTTTGCTGGGCTTGCTCGCCGTGGTCGACTGGTTTCTCAGCGTGAAGACCTCCAACAAGCCTTGGCGTGGATTGTTGTCTCCAGTGAGCGACAGCTTGGTATGACTCCTTACCCAATACAGCTTGCTTGTGCATTAGCCATGATTGATGGGTATCTGGTGCAATTGGCGCCCGGAGAGGGCAAAACGTTAACGATTGCCGTAGTGTCTGTGGTATTTGGCTGGAGCCAAAAGCCCTGCCATGTGATTACCGCCAACGACTACCTAGCTGAACGTGACCGAGAGCAAATGCTGCCTTTATATGACGTATCAGGCGTGATGGCTAGCTTTGTCGAGCAAGAGCTTGAGCCTGATGAAAAAGCCCAGCGTTATCAAGCCAATATCGTATACGGTACAGCGAAACAGATGCTCGCGGATTATTTGAACGACGTGATTAAGCTGGGCGGTCTCGCCAGTCGTACTCGTATGGCGCTGACCAACTGGCAAGCCGGAGGTCATTCTTTGCAAATGCGTGGTTTGTATTATGTGATCATCGATGAAGCCGATTCCATCTTAATAGACGACGCCACGACGCCCTTGATCATTTCGGCACAAGAAGAAAATGGCTTACTGCATCAAGCCGTGTGCATCGCCAAAGAGTTTGTTGATCGTCTTGAGGCCGACCTTGATTATAAACTTCAGCAAGAAGATTGGGATGTGCAATACACACCAGCGGGCCATCAGAAACTGACAGACGCGACAGAAGAATTTCCGACCCTTTGGCACCATCGTGGTCGACTAGAAGACTTGGTCTCCCAGGCCATATTAGCCAGAGACCGTTTTAAGCTCGACGAGCATTTTGTTATTGTGGACGACGAAGTGATTTTGGTGGATGAATCTACCGGTCGGATGATGCATGGTCGTTCATGGAGTTATGGGCTGCACCAAGCGGTCGAAGCCAGAGTCAATGTGCCGCTGACGCCACCGAGTAAAACCTTGGAGAAGATGAGCTTTCAGAATTTTTTCCAGTCTTATCATCATCTCACGGGCGCCAGCGGCACTTTACAAAATGTACAGCAAGAATTATTTCATACCTATCGCACCAAAACATTAGAAATGCCCACTCGATTACCCACGCAGCTTAACGTGGCAGAATACGCGTGTTACGCTTCAAAGGAGGATAAAAACCGCGCTTTAATCCAGCTGATTCATACGATACAACAGTCGGGCTTGCCAATTTTATTAGGGACTCGACGTATTAGAGACACAGAGCAATTAGACATTATTCTTCAAGAAGCGGGCTTCGAGTTCAATGTACTCAATGCCAAACGCCTTGCACAAGAAGCAGAGATTGTGGCGACAGCAGGTGAAATGCATAAAATTACCTTGTCTACCAACATGGCAGGGCGTGGCACCGATATACCGGTGACAAAAGACGTGCTTGCCTTAGGCGGATTGCAAGTCATTATGTACGAACCCCATGATTCATCGCGTATCGACTGGCAATTGTTCGGTCGTGCCGGTCGACAAGGCAATCCAGGTTGTGCTTTTCCATTGTTGAGCCTAGAAGACCCTTTGTTTCAAAGCCTCACCTGGTGGCAACGTCCTTTGCACTGGTTGGCAAAGCGCCTTATTCAGCACTCAATCAGTGAGAAACTCATCAGGCATCTCGTGCGTTTTGCGCAACAAACGGCTCAAACCAAAGCCTTTAAACAGCGTAAATACATTGCCAAAACCGTACGACTTTCCCAAGAGCGTATGAGCTTTATCCGCAATAAAACGCAACTGAAAAGCTAG
- a CDS encoding site-2 protease family protein — protein sequence MASTFSEGWYQVAQLKVALIPTTKIHKQLYRGLIWYVLQDACSGKFFRVPETVYRFLSRLTVTKTIEQVWQEFIEAYPEEAPGQEEVIQVLSQLHHSNLLFYRSESDNSAILDRKNKQTRQEHLTKLMAFMYLRVPIWNPQAMLSTFARVLFPLFSKGAFLLWLIVIGFGVETVLSNWGELRDQGQGFLSPDNLVLLYVGLFGLKFIHEMGHAIAIKCFGGQVNTLGLMFIILTPLPYVDATQTWSLRSRWQRAIVGGAGMYVELFIAALAAMLWAKTAPGVLNSLAYNVMIIGSVSSLLFNGNPLLKFDAYYILSDITDLPNLYKKGGEQWLYYLNRWVLGTEKAESPSNNTYERVWYTIYGIASLLYRLAIVLIITLYAADLWIGLGVAMLTVSFGMWVVMPLWKLLKFLSSNGELRKNRRRAWFISGGILFGLVAVISFLPVPYNIKAPGVIQASNSSQMFTRSGGYLVEASMSSGVRVQKGDVLARFTNPELNHQYHLATQQIVEVEWRIRQALDNDQASQLALLRQQAALNEQRDELSNRLAELAVVAPFDGIWMPAQLKNKLGAFFNQSDEVGVLYDLSSLRFSAVVTQEQASNLFDQTLSVHSELRLSGQADITLNINQLQLNPFRQTILPSAALGWASGGPVMAQRDGNGNMVSQEPFFEIVVPMSDLVNQPALLALEGMTGWLLIDLQWQSIFWQARQAILQILQRRYQI from the coding sequence ATGGCCAGTACCTTTAGTGAAGGTTGGTATCAAGTCGCACAGTTAAAAGTTGCGCTTATTCCAACAACAAAAATACACAAGCAGTTGTATCGTGGTTTGATCTGGTATGTCCTACAAGACGCTTGCTCCGGTAAGTTTTTTCGTGTGCCAGAAACCGTGTATCGTTTTCTGAGTCGCTTAACAGTGACTAAAACCATCGAGCAGGTATGGCAAGAATTTATCGAGGCTTACCCAGAAGAAGCTCCCGGTCAGGAAGAAGTGATCCAGGTGCTGTCGCAATTACACCACAGTAACTTATTGTTTTATCGTTCTGAGTCAGACAACAGCGCGATTTTAGACCGAAAAAATAAGCAAACTCGCCAAGAACACCTAACTAAACTCATGGCTTTTATGTACCTGCGAGTTCCTATTTGGAACCCACAGGCCATGTTATCGACATTTGCCCGTGTGCTTTTCCCATTGTTCAGCAAGGGCGCTTTTTTGCTTTGGCTGATTGTTATCGGCTTTGGTGTTGAAACCGTGTTATCGAATTGGGGAGAGTTACGGGATCAGGGGCAAGGTTTTTTATCCCCGGATAACCTCGTATTACTGTATGTGGGTTTGTTTGGGCTAAAGTTTATCCATGAAATGGGGCACGCCATCGCCATCAAATGTTTTGGTGGGCAGGTAAATACCCTAGGGCTCATGTTCATTATTTTAACGCCATTGCCTTATGTAGATGCGACTCAAACGTGGTCGTTACGCAGCCGTTGGCAGCGTGCCATTGTGGGTGGTGCGGGTATGTACGTCGAGCTGTTTATCGCCGCTCTTGCCGCCATGCTATGGGCAAAAACCGCCCCTGGCGTGCTCAATAGTCTCGCTTATAATGTGATGATCATCGGGTCAGTATCGAGCTTGTTGTTCAACGGTAACCCCTTGCTGAAATTTGATGCGTATTACATTTTGTCAGACATTACCGACTTACCTAACTTGTATAAAAAAGGCGGCGAGCAATGGCTGTACTATCTTAATCGTTGGGTCTTGGGGACAGAAAAAGCCGAGTCGCCTTCCAATAACACGTATGAGCGAGTCTGGTATACCATCTATGGTATAGCGAGCTTATTGTACCGTTTGGCCATTGTGTTAATTATTACCTTGTATGCGGCGGATTTATGGATTGGTCTGGGTGTCGCCATGTTAACCGTTTCATTTGGCATGTGGGTCGTGATGCCGCTTTGGAAGCTGCTCAAATTTCTTTCGAGTAACGGTGAGCTGCGTAAAAACCGTCGGCGAGCTTGGTTCATCAGTGGTGGTATTTTGTTTGGTCTTGTGGCGGTGATTTCCTTCTTGCCGGTGCCCTATAATATTAAAGCGCCGGGCGTGATACAGGCGTCTAATAGCAGCCAGATGTTCACACGATCAGGCGGGTATCTGGTTGAAGCCAGTATGTCAAGCGGAGTGCGTGTGCAAAAAGGCGATGTCTTAGCGCGCTTTACCAATCCTGAACTGAACCACCAATACCATTTAGCAACGCAACAAATTGTTGAGGTAGAGTGGCGCATTAGGCAAGCGCTCGACAATGATCAAGCCAGTCAATTGGCCTTATTAAGGCAGCAAGCAGCGCTCAATGAGCAGCGCGATGAGCTGAGTAACCGCTTGGCGGAACTGGCGGTCGTGGCCCCATTTGATGGCATTTGGATGCCTGCCCAGCTCAAAAATAAGCTAGGAGCTTTTTTCAACCAGTCCGATGAGGTTGGTGTATTGTACGACTTATCCAGTTTGCGTTTTTCTGCGGTGGTGACCCAAGAGCAAGCGTCGAATCTGTTTGATCAGACACTCAGTGTTCACAGTGAGCTGCGCCTTAGTGGGCAAGCCGATATCACGTTGAATATTAATCAATTGCAACTGAACCCATTTCGTCAAACCATACTTCCGTCCGCTGCATTAGGCTGGGCAAGTGGTGGGCCTGTGATGGCGCAACGGGATGGAAATGGCAACATGGTATCGCAAGAACCTTTTTTTGAAATCGTTGTGCCCATGTCTGACTTAGTGAATCAACCCGCCTTACTCGCATTAGAGGGCATGACGGGGTGGTTGTTAATCGATTTGCAGTGGCAGTCTATTTTTTGGCAAGCCCGACAAGCGATCTTACAAATTTTACAACGCCGGTACCAAATTTAA